TGCGCTGGCTAGGCTGCGAAATTTCTTTGGTGATGAATTGCTTGCCTCGCAAGGTCGACAGATGGTGCTCACACCGCGCGCGTTGGGGCTCATAGAGCCGGTGCGAGAGGTTCTGATGCGCATAGACAGCACGATCACCACACCACCGCTGTTTGATCCCACGGAGTCCACGCGCACCTTTGTGCTGCTGCTCTCTGACTTCACGACTGCGGTATTCATTCCTCCCCTGCTTGAGGCGCTCTACCAACAGGTACGTGGAATCGGTCTGGAGCTGCGCTCGCTCAATGACAAGCCTGCCGAGCAACTCGAGCAAGGGGACGCCGATCTGCTGATCATTCCTGAGCAGTTCGCGGCCGTGGACCATCCTCGCGCACCACTGTTCGAGGAACAGTACTTGTGCGTGACCTGGGCGAACCACAGCCGCATCAGAGAGGAACTCACGTTCAATGACTACCTCGAATGCGGACACGTCGTCGCGAACTACGCGACGGGCCAACAGCGCGCTGCGTTCGATGGCTGGTTTCTCGACCGCTTCGGCATCAATCGCAAGGTCGAGGTGTCCGCGCCCAGCATGGCGGCCCTGCCTCAGATGGTCGTCGGAACCGATCGCATCGCCACGGTGCATAGGCGGCTGGCACTGCAGGCGGAAAAAGTACTGCCAATCAAGCTCTGGCCACCGCCTCTCGAGGTACCCATGCTGGTACAGACATTGCAATGGCATCGACACCGCGATGCCGACCCCGCGCTTCAGTGGATGCGTGAACTTGCTTTTCGCGTTGGCCGTCTCATCTAAGCCCGCGATGGACGAATGTGCCGACCGAGCATCGTGACGATCGGGCGGCAGGCTGCAACATGGCCGCATCTGGGCTCCGATGCAGCGCGTCAGACGCAAGAGGTCAAGACGACATTTGCTGCAGGCATCGAAAGCTTGCTGCACGCCCTTGAGAAGGAATGTCCGACCTCGGAGCGAGCAGAAAATGATGGGGCACGGGCCAAGTCCATCGACACCTTTGCGCACATCGTCGAGGCCCTGGTCATGTCACAGGCCTGTCCCGATGATTCGCCACTTGCCGACGAAATCTTGGCTGTGTGTCGGGAGAAGATCCTTGGCGCGTTGGCGGAGCAAGAAGGCGTACCGCCTCACGCAGCGGCTCACGCTACTCAATCTGATGTGGCCTGAGCTTTAACGTTCAGCGCTTTACCGCAACCCCAAACGTCACCATCGCCATCAGCAAGCTGGTGGCGATGACAGCGCTGAATGCCAGGTAGGGTGAAAGCGGCAGTGCGGAGGTGATCGCGATGGAGATCGCCGCACAGCCCATTTGGAGGAAGCCCAGCAAAGCAGAGGCTGCCCCAGCATTTTGGCCAAACGGCTGCAGGGTCACGGCAGTTCCCAAGGGATTGATCAGGCCCATTCCAATCAGAAACACTGTCAACGCCGCCGAGAAGTAGTACACCTGCTCCGGGGCTGCCAGCAGGGTCGCACCACCGGCAAAGGCGACGGCGATGCCTGCACGGGCAGCGCGCATTGCGCCAAAGCGATGCGCAAGTCGAGGGGCGAGCAGACCAGCGCCAAAGACAACAAAGACGGTAGACGCGAAAAAAAGAGCGAGTTGCAAGGGTGAAAAACCGAACCCTTCCATCAAGATGGCCGGTGCCATTGCAAAAAACAGATACAGCGAGCCCAAGACCAAGCTGACAGACATTGCTGG
This DNA window, taken from Comamonas testosteroni TK102, encodes the following:
- a CDS encoding LysR family transcriptional regulator, with the translated sequence MFVSVDVFVCRPVRNRRDGADSGYLACIPEMDSLDSRNPFGEYQCKPGVASCWNRSLALVPKLQDMRFNKLDLNLLVALDALLAERNISRAGERLHLSQPAMSNALARLRNFFGDELLASQGRQMVLTPRALGLIEPVREVLMRIDSTITTPPLFDPTESTRTFVLLLSDFTTAVFIPPLLEALYQQVRGIGLELRSLNDKPAEQLEQGDADLLIIPEQFAAVDHPRAPLFEEQYLCVTWANHSRIREELTFNDYLECGHVVANYATGQQRAAFDGWFLDRFGINRKVEVSAPSMAALPQMVVGTDRIATVHRRLALQAEKVLPIKLWPPPLEVPMLVQTLQWHRHRDADPALQWMRELAFRVGRLI